A region of Streptomyces cinnamoneus DNA encodes the following proteins:
- the metG gene encoding methionine--tRNA ligase, giving the protein MARHLITSALPYINGIKHLGNMVGSMLPADVYARFLRQTGRETLYICATDEHGTPAELGAKELGLPVDTFCAQQHDAQKAIYQGFGLSFDYFGRSSSPENREITQHFARQLQKNGFIEERSIRQVYSLADGRFLPDRYIVGTCPHCGYDKARGDQCENCTRVLDPTDLIDARSAISGSSDLEVRETKHLFLLQSKLQGEVEAWIDEHGKDWPVLASSIARKWLTEGLNDRAITRDLEWGVPVPADTWPELAAEGKVFYVWFDAPVEYIGATKEWAGQDPENRDWKSWWFEADDVRYTQFMGKDNVPFHTVMFPATQLGTREPWKKVDYVKAFNWLNYYGGKFSTSQKRGVFTHDALEILPADYWRYFMMANAPESDDTSFTWELFSATVNKDLADVLGNFVNRVLSFSRKRFGDEVPAGLESGAAETDLGRQVAELLAEYERYMEEMQFRKAAQALRALWSAGNSYLEAKAPWLEIKTNPEGAALTLRTAMNLIHLYAIVSEPFIPASAAAMRSAFQLADDTATWVTSDEAKSLTFVPAGTPFTVPPVLFAKITEDDLAAYRERFGGGEEAGAQA; this is encoded by the coding sequence ATGGCTCGACACCTCATCACCAGCGCCCTTCCCTATATCAACGGGATCAAGCACCTGGGCAACATGGTGGGGTCCATGCTCCCGGCGGACGTGTACGCCCGCTTCCTGCGCCAGACCGGCCGCGAGACGCTCTACATCTGCGCCACCGACGAGCACGGCACGCCCGCCGAGCTCGGCGCCAAGGAGCTCGGCCTGCCGGTCGACACCTTCTGCGCCCAGCAGCACGACGCGCAGAAGGCGATCTACCAGGGCTTCGGCCTGTCCTTCGACTACTTCGGCCGCAGCTCCTCGCCGGAGAACCGGGAGATCACCCAGCACTTCGCCCGGCAGCTGCAGAAGAACGGGTTCATCGAGGAGCGGTCGATCCGCCAGGTGTACTCGCTGGCCGACGGCCGCTTCCTGCCCGACCGCTACATCGTCGGCACCTGCCCCCACTGCGGCTACGACAAGGCACGCGGCGACCAGTGCGAGAACTGCACGCGCGTGCTGGACCCGACCGACCTGATCGACGCCCGTTCGGCGATCAGCGGCAGCAGCGACCTGGAGGTGCGCGAGACCAAGCACCTCTTCCTCCTCCAGTCGAAGCTCCAGGGCGAGGTCGAGGCGTGGATCGACGAGCACGGCAAGGACTGGCCGGTCCTGGCCTCCTCCATCGCCCGCAAGTGGCTGACCGAGGGGCTCAACGACCGCGCCATCACGCGCGACCTGGAGTGGGGCGTGCCCGTCCCGGCCGACACCTGGCCGGAGCTGGCGGCCGAGGGCAAGGTCTTCTACGTCTGGTTCGACGCGCCGGTCGAGTACATCGGTGCGACGAAGGAGTGGGCCGGTCAGGACCCGGAGAACCGCGACTGGAAGTCGTGGTGGTTCGAGGCCGACGACGTCCGCTACACCCAGTTCATGGGCAAGGACAACGTCCCGTTCCACACGGTGATGTTCCCGGCCACGCAGCTCGGCACCCGCGAGCCGTGGAAGAAGGTCGACTACGTCAAGGCCTTCAACTGGCTCAACTACTACGGCGGCAAGTTCTCCACCTCCCAGAAGCGCGGCGTCTTCACGCACGACGCGCTGGAGATCCTGCCCGCCGACTACTGGCGCTACTTCATGATGGCCAACGCCCCCGAGTCGGACGACACGTCCTTCACGTGGGAGCTGTTCTCCGCCACGGTCAACAAGGACCTCGCCGACGTCCTCGGCAACTTCGTCAACCGCGTCCTGTCCTTCTCGCGCAAGCGCTTCGGTGACGAGGTCCCGGCGGGCCTCGAGTCCGGTGCCGCGGAGACGGACCTCGGCCGTCAGGTCGCGGAGCTGCTCGCCGAGTACGAGCGGTACATGGAGGAGATGCAGTTCCGCAAGGCCGCGCAGGCGCTGCGCGCCCTGTGGAGCGCGGGCAACTCCTACCTGGAGGCCAAGGCCCCCTGGCTGGAGATCAAGACCAACCCCGAGGGCGCCGCGCTCACCCTGCGCACGGCCATGAACCTCATCCACCTCTACGCGATCGTCTCCGAGCCGTTCATCCCGGCCTCGGCGGCGGCCATGCGCTCGGCCTTCCAGCTGGCCGACGACACGGCGACGTGGGTGACCTCCGACGAGGCCAAGTCCCTGACCTTCGTCCCGGCCGGCACGCCGTTCACCGTGCCGCCAGTGCTCTTCGCGAAGATCACCGAGGACGACCTGGCGGCGTACCGCGAGCGCTTCGGCGGGGGCGAGGAGGCCGGCGCGCAGGCGTAG
- a CDS encoding response regulator has translation MFDKRTGLTGDTGKRITVSIHADDELGGRRLVRQLRSLPGVHVVRGDEVPSVDLLLMGRHDADAPGTLRELARGGRAPLVVVADDLGESELMAVAEYGVRAVLWGHRLTPGRLSRAVHEAAGCCPKLPMVTALV, from the coding sequence GTGTTCGATAAACGCACCGGCCTTACCGGCGACACCGGCAAACGCATCACCGTCAGCATCCACGCCGACGACGAGCTCGGCGGGCGCCGCCTCGTCAGACAGCTCCGCTCCCTGCCCGGGGTGCACGTCGTGCGGGGCGACGAAGTCCCCTCCGTCGACCTCCTGCTCATGGGGCGCCACGACGCGGACGCCCCGGGCACCCTGCGCGAGCTCGCGCGCGGCGGCCGGGCGCCGCTGGTCGTGGTGGCCGACGACCTGGGCGAGAGCGAGCTGATGGCCGTCGCGGAGTACGGCGTACGGGCCGTGCTGTGGGGGCACCGGCTGACGCCGGGGCGGCTGTCGAGGGCCGTGCACGAGGCCGCCGGGTGCTGCCCGAAGCTGCCCATGGTCACGGCCCTCGTGTGA
- a CDS encoding DinB family protein has protein sequence MSDAEAPAAEAAELFEPLPDGRTIPALTADERTTLESWLAFHRATLAHKCTGLTDDQARTAAAPPSRLSLLGLVQHMTEVERVWFRRVLLKEAVPLVHGPDRTPKRLEDMDETSGGFEVDDDATLAGALAAWRAETATADANAAPLPLDATGEALGKKVSLRWIYVHMIEEYARHNGHADLLRERVDGSAGY, from the coding sequence ATGTCCGACGCCGAAGCACCCGCCGCCGAAGCCGCCGAGCTGTTCGAGCCGCTGCCGGACGGGCGGACCATCCCCGCCCTGACCGCCGACGAGCGCACCACGCTGGAGAGTTGGCTGGCCTTCCACCGGGCCACCCTCGCCCACAAGTGCACCGGCCTGACCGACGATCAGGCCCGCACCGCCGCCGCCCCGCCTTCCCGGCTCAGCCTCCTCGGGCTCGTACAGCACATGACCGAGGTCGAGCGGGTCTGGTTCCGCCGCGTCCTCCTCAAGGAGGCGGTCCCCCTCGTGCACGGCCCGGACCGGACGCCGAAGCGCCTTGAGGACATGGACGAGACGAGCGGCGGCTTCGAGGTCGACGACGACGCGACCCTCGCCGGCGCGCTGGCCGCCTGGCGGGCCGAGACCGCGACCGCCGACGCGAACGCGGCACCGCTGCCGCTCGACGCCACGGGCGAAGCCCTCGGCAAGAAGGTCTCCCTGCGCTGGATCTACGTCCACATGATCGAGGAGTACGCGCGGCACAACGGACACGCGGACCTGCTGCGCGAGCGCGTCGACGGCTCCGCCGGGTACTGA
- the aspS gene encoding aspartate--tRNA ligase: MHRYRSHTCGELRAADVDTDVRLSGWLHNRRDLGGILFIDLRDHHGLVQLVARPGTPANEALSHLTKETVVRVDGKVMSRGAENVNPDLPTGEIEIEVSEVEVLGAADQIPFTINTEDGVNEERRLEYRFLDLRRERMHRNILLRSAVISAMRQKMTALGFNELATPILSATSPEGARDFLVPSRLHAGKFYALPQAPQQFKQLLMIAGFDRYFQIAPCFRDEDARADRSPGEFYQLDMEMSFVEQEDVFQVIEKVMTELFQEFGGGREVTSPFPRIPFREAMLKYGSDKPDLRAKLELVDVSDVFAGSEFKAFAGKHVRALPVPAVQDQPRKFFDGLGEFAVEQGAKGLAWVRVGEGNALTGPIAKFLTEDDVKALTERLGLEPGHAIFFGAGEFDEVSKIMGAVRVEAAKRAGQFEENVFRFCWIVDFPMFEKDEETGKIEFSHNPFSMPQGGLEALETMDPLDILAWQYDIVCNGTELSSGAIRNHEPEVMYKAFEIAGYSNEEVEKEFGGMLRAFKFGAPPHGGIAPGVDRIVMLLADEPNIRETIAFPLNGNAQDLLMGAPSEVEDARLKELHLSIYKGAAKPTPYKPTK, encoded by the coding sequence ATGCATCGGTACCGGTCCCACACCTGCGGCGAGCTCCGTGCGGCTGACGTCGACACCGACGTGCGACTGAGTGGCTGGCTGCACAATCGGCGCGACCTGGGCGGCATCCTCTTCATCGACCTGCGCGACCACCACGGCCTGGTCCAGCTGGTGGCCCGTCCGGGCACCCCGGCGAACGAGGCGCTGAGCCACCTCACCAAGGAGACCGTCGTCCGCGTGGACGGCAAGGTCATGAGCCGTGGCGCCGAGAACGTCAACCCGGACCTGCCCACCGGCGAGATCGAGATCGAGGTCTCGGAGGTCGAGGTGCTGGGCGCCGCCGACCAGATCCCCTTCACGATCAACACCGAGGACGGGGTGAACGAGGAGCGCCGTCTGGAGTACCGCTTCCTCGACCTGCGCCGCGAGCGCATGCACCGCAACATCCTGCTGCGCTCCGCCGTCATCTCGGCGATGCGGCAGAAGATGACCGCCCTGGGCTTCAACGAGCTGGCCACCCCGATCCTGTCCGCCACCTCCCCCGAGGGCGCGCGCGACTTCCTGGTGCCCTCGCGCCTGCACGCCGGCAAGTTCTACGCCCTGCCGCAGGCCCCGCAGCAGTTCAAGCAGCTGCTGATGATCGCCGGCTTCGACCGCTACTTCCAGATCGCGCCCTGCTTCCGCGACGAGGACGCCCGCGCCGACCGCTCGCCGGGCGAGTTCTACCAGCTCGACATGGAGATGTCCTTCGTCGAGCAGGAGGACGTCTTCCAGGTCATCGAGAAGGTCATGACCGAGCTCTTCCAGGAGTTCGGCGGCGGCCGTGAGGTCACCTCCCCCTTCCCGCGGATCCCCTTCCGCGAGGCGATGCTGAAGTACGGCTCCGACAAGCCGGACCTGCGCGCCAAGCTGGAGCTCGTGGACGTCTCCGACGTCTTCGCGGGCTCGGAGTTCAAGGCGTTCGCGGGCAAGCACGTCCGTGCGCTCCCGGTGCCGGCCGTCCAGGACCAGCCGCGCAAGTTCTTCGACGGCCTCGGCGAGTTCGCCGTCGAGCAGGGCGCCAAGGGTCTGGCCTGGGTCCGCGTCGGCGAGGGGAACGCCCTGACCGGCCCGATCGCCAAGTTCCTCACCGAGGACGACGTCAAGGCCCTCACCGAGCGCCTGGGCCTGGAGCCCGGCCACGCGATCTTCTTCGGCGCGGGCGAGTTCGACGAGGTCTCCAAGATCATGGGCGCCGTGCGCGTCGAGGCCGCCAAGCGCGCCGGCCAGTTCGAGGAGAACGTCTTCCGGTTCTGCTGGATCGTCGACTTCCCGATGTTCGAGAAGGACGAGGAGACCGGCAAGATCGAGTTCTCCCACAACCCCTTCTCCATGCCCCAGGGCGGCCTTGAGGCCCTGGAGACGATGGACCCGCTGGACATCCTCGCCTGGCAGTACGACATCGTCTGCAACGGCACCGAGCTGTCCTCCGGCGCCATCCGCAACCACGAGCCCGAGGTCATGTACAAGGCCTTCGAGATCGCCGGTTACTCGAACGAGGAGGTCGAGAAGGAGTTCGGCGGCATGCTGCGCGCCTTCAAGTTCGGCGCCCCGCCGCACGGCGGCATCGCCCCGGGCGTCGACCGCATCGTGATGCTGCTGGCCGACGAGCCGAACATCCGCGAGACCATCGCCTTCCCGCTCAACGGCAACGCCCAGGACCTGCTCATGGGCGCGCCCAGCGAGGTCGAGGACGCCCGCCTGAAGGAGCTGCACCTCAGCATCTACAAGGGCGCGGCGAAGCCGACGCCGTACAAGCCGACGAAGTGA
- a CDS encoding ATP-binding SpoIIE family protein phosphatase, with the protein MRTEDVLAAVSTGLWHWDNASRTVTFDAEAARLLGLPAERVELSEPAARARFHAVDWVQVQGVIRLAAAEGTLAEARMRVVDDAGRVLRTVRSRTRPGTEARHRLTGTIEEVPEPQQGTSPAPAAVTGDWRRNREAFLLDAGRALAEARSTSEVLRVAATLSMPGFEPSGLAVFASEGNRVKLIGHHGYEPGAMEDFRDEPMDTGYPAAEVIRTGRAVYLPSPEDYARRFPGLYPKVAKFGRRSWAFLPLINAGRTIGAWMAGFSMPVTFTPDERSVLTTVARMLAQALGRASAHESERELTMGLQRSMMPTVEPDIPGMSVAARYVPTGGGLEVGGDWYDMIPLPGEGKIALVIGDVQGHDVRAAGLMGQLRIALRAYASEGHHPDAVLSRASRFLAGINGGDAGDEDAVADQRFATCLYIEATPATGMLVIARAGHPDPAIRLSDGTMLVRPTAGGLPLGIVPDTDYPTTRMVLEPGETMMVCTDGLIETGGHDLETGWARLREVVEGHSADAGDGSLEKLADSLVQAVHGPPSHYTTGPLIDRREDDIALLLLRRDLPAAAAPGQAPPAPRPPRRTVLTIAQAEPERIAEARQQIRELMYDWPDQDQTDSAVLMVSEMVTNVLVHTDGDAILIAEISGEPGVRSVRVDVADSSDELPHRRHPGEMASSGRGLVLMELLAGAWGVDPQGEGKNIWFELYETAGDGETRFEGIT; encoded by the coding sequence ATGCGCACCGAGGACGTACTGGCCGCCGTCTCCACGGGCCTGTGGCACTGGGACAACGCCTCGCGCACCGTCACCTTCGACGCCGAGGCCGCGCGGCTGCTGGGGCTGCCCGCCGAGCGCGTCGAGCTGTCCGAGCCGGCCGCCCGGGCCCGCTTCCACGCGGTGGACTGGGTGCAGGTCCAGGGCGTCATCCGCCTCGCGGCGGCCGAGGGCACCCTCGCCGAGGCCCGGATGCGGGTCGTGGACGACGCGGGACGGGTGCTGCGGACCGTGCGCAGCCGCACCCGGCCCGGCACCGAGGCCAGACACCGGCTGACCGGCACCATCGAGGAGGTCCCCGAACCGCAGCAGGGCACCTCCCCGGCCCCCGCGGCCGTCACCGGCGACTGGCGGCGCAACCGCGAGGCCTTCCTCCTGGACGCCGGGCGGGCCCTGGCCGAGGCGCGCTCGACGTCCGAGGTGCTGCGGGTGGCGGCCACCTTGTCGATGCCGGGCTTCGAGCCCTCGGGGCTCGCGGTCTTCGCCAGCGAGGGCAACCGCGTCAAGCTCATCGGGCACCACGGCTACGAACCCGGCGCCATGGAGGACTTCCGGGACGAGCCCATGGACACGGGCTACCCGGCCGCCGAGGTCATCCGCACCGGGCGCGCGGTGTACCTGCCCTCGCCCGAGGACTACGCCCGGCGCTTCCCCGGCCTGTACCCGAAGGTCGCCAAGTTCGGCCGGCGGTCGTGGGCCTTCCTCCCGCTGATCAACGCGGGCCGCACGATCGGCGCCTGGATGGCCGGCTTCAGCATGCCGGTCACCTTCACCCCCGACGAGCGCTCGGTGCTCACCACGGTCGCCCGGATGCTCGCCCAGGCGCTGGGCCGGGCCAGCGCCCACGAGTCGGAGCGCGAGCTGACCATGGGCCTCCAGCGCTCGATGATGCCCACCGTCGAGCCCGACATCCCCGGCATGAGCGTGGCCGCCCGCTATGTGCCGACGGGCGGCGGACTGGAGGTCGGCGGCGACTGGTACGACATGATCCCCCTGCCCGGGGAAGGGAAGATCGCCCTGGTCATCGGTGACGTCCAGGGCCATGACGTGCGGGCGGCGGGGCTCATGGGCCAGCTGCGGATCGCCCTGCGCGCCTACGCCTCCGAGGGCCACCACCCCGACGCGGTCCTCTCCCGCGCCTCCCGCTTCCTGGCCGGCATCAACGGCGGGGACGCCGGCGACGAGGACGCCGTGGCCGACCAGCGCTTCGCCACCTGCCTCTACATCGAGGCGACGCCCGCCACCGGCATGCTGGTGATCGCCCGCGCGGGCCACCCCGACCCCGCGATCCGGCTCAGCGACGGCACCATGCTCGTACGCCCCACGGCGGGCGGGCTGCCGCTGGGGATCGTGCCGGACACCGACTACCCGACCACCCGGATGGTCCTGGAGCCCGGCGAGACGATGATGGTCTGCACCGACGGCCTCATCGAGACCGGCGGGCACGACCTGGAGACCGGCTGGGCGCGGCTGCGCGAGGTCGTCGAGGGGCACTCCGCCGACGCCGGCGACGGCAGTCTGGAGAAGCTCGCGGACTCCCTGGTCCAGGCCGTCCACGGGCCGCCCTCGCACTACACCACGGGCCCGCTGATCGACCGCCGCGAGGACGACATCGCGCTGCTGCTCCTGCGCCGCGACCTGCCGGCGGCGGCCGCCCCCGGCCAGGCGCCGCCCGCGCCCCGCCCGCCGCGCCGCACGGTCCTGACCATCGCCCAGGCCGAGCCCGAGCGCATCGCCGAGGCGCGGCAGCAGATACGGGAGCTGATGTACGACTGGCCCGACCAGGACCAGACCGACTCGGCCGTGCTGATGGTGTCCGAGATGGTCACCAACGTGCTCGTCCACACCGACGGGGACGCGATCCTGATCGCCGAGATATCCGGCGAGCCCGGTGTGCGCTCGGTGCGCGTCGACGTCGCCGACAGCAGCGACGAACTGCCGCACCGCCGCCACCCCGGGGAGATGGCCTCCTCGGGGCGCGGCCTGGTGCTGATGGAACTGCTCGCCGGTGCCTGGGGCGTGGACCCGCAGGGCGAAGGCAAGAACATCTGGTTCGAGCTCTACGAGACGGCCGGCGACGGGGAGACGCGGTTCGAGGGCATCACCTGA
- a CDS encoding pirin family protein: MPAVTVENPLTLPRVTAPADGARRPVLHVATAPSGFEGEGFPVRRAFAGIGYEHLDPFIMMDQMGEVEYAPGEPKGTPWHPHRGFETVTYLIDGTFVHQDSHGGGGTITDGDTQWMTAGSGLLHIEAPPEALVVAGGLFHGLQLWVNLPKKDKMMPPRYQDIGRGKVKLLTSGDGGALLRLIAGELDGHRGPGITHTPVTMAHVSLRPGAEVTLPWRSDFNGLAYALAGRGAAGAERRPFRAGQTVVFGAGDSLTVRADATQESRSPDFEVVLLGGAPIREPMRHYGPFVMNTHAELAQAFEDFQAGRLGVVPADPALR; this comes from the coding sequence ATGCCCGCAGTGACCGTCGAGAACCCGCTGACCCTGCCGCGCGTGACCGCACCCGCCGACGGCGCCCGGCGGCCGGTGCTGCACGTCGCCACCGCCCCGAGCGGTTTCGAGGGCGAGGGCTTCCCCGTGCGCCGCGCCTTCGCGGGCATCGGGTACGAGCACCTCGACCCGTTCATCATGATGGACCAGATGGGTGAGGTGGAGTACGCGCCGGGCGAGCCCAAGGGCACCCCGTGGCACCCCCACCGGGGCTTCGAGACCGTCACCTATCTGATCGACGGCACGTTCGTGCACCAGGACTCCCACGGGGGCGGCGGCACGATCACCGACGGCGACACCCAGTGGATGACCGCCGGCTCCGGACTGCTGCACATCGAGGCGCCGCCGGAGGCCCTCGTCGTCGCCGGCGGGCTCTTCCACGGCCTCCAGCTGTGGGTGAACCTGCCGAAGAAGGACAAGATGATGCCGCCCCGCTACCAGGACATCGGCCGCGGCAAGGTCAAGCTCCTCACCTCCGGCGACGGCGGTGCGCTGCTGCGCCTGATCGCCGGCGAGCTCGACGGCCACCGGGGGCCGGGCATCACCCACACGCCCGTCACCATGGCGCACGTCTCGCTGCGCCCCGGCGCCGAGGTGACGCTGCCCTGGCGGTCCGACTTCAACGGCCTGGCCTACGCCCTCGCCGGGCGCGGCGCGGCGGGCGCCGAGCGCCGGCCCTTCCGGGCCGGTCAGACCGTGGTCTTCGGCGCCGGCGACTCGCTGACCGTCCGGGCGGACGCCACGCAGGAGTCCCGGAGCCCGGACTTCGAGGTCGTCCTGCTGGGCGGCGCGCCGATACGGGAGCCCATGCGGCACTACGGGCCGTTCGTGATGAACACCCACGCGGAGCTGGCCCAGGCCTTCGAGGACTTCCAGGCGGGCCGGCTGGGGGTCGTCCCGGCGGACCCCGCGCTCAGGTGA
- a CDS encoding trypsin-like serine peptidase: MRERPKPPKSERTGGGPGPAGYAALVAVVLALTAVGLLVANSGLATDAPLADGDSSGHYRQPEDLAEKSAAAMRSAIRTVAPGPLTAPVARGTRTDKLPPSDPLTAQEAPASPAVGPLFYTGQGEPGHGCTASVVHSRRGDLLVTAAHCVHVGGFRTDLAFAPGYKDGVAPYGVWVPTAIDVDPAWVLRRDPDHDVAFVRVRPAEKNGGTPIERVTGAQAIAFDPPRGAPTRVLGYPSDSERPLACQNATEAESGTQVRFDCEGLPNGTSGSPFLTDVDPATGLGTVAGVLGGKDEGGDETTSYSTYFGEPVRKLYRRAAG, translated from the coding sequence ATGCGCGAGCGCCCGAAGCCCCCGAAGAGCGAGAGAACCGGCGGCGGCCCAGGCCCGGCCGGCTACGCCGCCCTCGTCGCCGTCGTCCTCGCCCTGACCGCCGTCGGGCTGCTGGTGGCGAACAGCGGGCTGGCCACGGACGCGCCGCTGGCCGACGGCGACTCCTCGGGGCACTACCGCCAGCCCGAGGACCTGGCCGAGAAGTCCGCGGCCGCGATGCGCTCGGCGATACGCACCGTCGCCCCGGGGCCGCTGACCGCCCCCGTGGCACGGGGCACCCGCACGGACAAGCTGCCGCCCTCCGACCCCCTGACCGCGCAGGAGGCGCCGGCGTCGCCCGCCGTGGGCCCGCTGTTCTACACCGGCCAGGGCGAGCCGGGGCACGGCTGCACGGCGAGCGTGGTGCACAGCCGGCGGGGCGACCTGCTGGTGACCGCCGCCCACTGCGTGCACGTGGGCGGCTTCCGCACGGACCTGGCCTTCGCCCCGGGCTACAAGGACGGCGTGGCGCCGTACGGGGTCTGGGTGCCCACCGCCATCGACGTCGACCCCGCGTGGGTGCTGCGCCGGGACCCCGACCACGACGTGGCCTTCGTCCGGGTGCGCCCTGCGGAGAAGAACGGCGGCACCCCGATCGAGCGCGTGACCGGCGCGCAGGCGATCGCCTTCGACCCGCCGCGCGGCGCCCCCACCCGCGTCCTGGGCTACCCCAGCGACAGCGAGCGGCCGCTGGCCTGCCAGAACGCCACCGAGGCCGAGAGCGGGACCCAGGTGCGCTTCGACTGCGAGGGCCTGCCGAACGGCACGAGCGGCAGCCCGTTCCTCACGGACGTGGACCCCGCGACGGGCCTGGGCACCGTCGCCGGGGTGCTGGGCGGCAAGGACGAGGGCGGCGACGAGACGACCTCGTACAGCACCTACTTCGGGGAGCCCGTGCGGAAGCTGTACCGCAGGGCGGCGGGCTGA
- a CDS encoding SseB family protein, translating into MYGYDQNAAQQGYAPPQQPGGYGEQPLYPEPSPPSLADAVRAFTTGQMSAEDFQSVLSGSKVYCPRGETPGFLALHNTQQPVIPMFTSLKELRRYAGKESKYFVITGAEVLDLLPTGYGFVLDMEGDHRIVFDAKSVEQMVDFAMRRMYG; encoded by the coding sequence ATGTACGGCTACGACCAGAACGCGGCACAGCAGGGCTACGCGCCCCCGCAGCAGCCCGGAGGCTACGGCGAACAGCCGCTGTACCCCGAGCCGTCGCCCCCGTCGCTCGCCGACGCGGTCCGGGCCTTCACCACCGGCCAGATGTCCGCCGAGGACTTCCAGTCGGTCCTCTCCGGCTCCAAGGTCTACTGCCCGCGTGGTGAGACCCCGGGTTTCCTCGCCCTGCACAACACCCAGCAGCCCGTGATCCCGATGTTCACCTCCCTGAAGGAGCTGCGCCGGTACGCGGGCAAGGAGTCGAAGTACTTCGTGATCACGGGGGCGGAGGTGCTCGACCTCCTGCCGACGGGATACGGCTTCGTGCTGGACATGGAGGGGGACCACCGCATCGTCTTCGACGCGAAGTCGGTGGAGCAGATGGTGGACTTCGCCATGCGGCGGATGTACGGCTAG
- a CDS encoding acyl-CoA dehydrogenase, which produces MGHYKSNLRDIEFNLFEVLGRDKLYGTGPFGEMDVETAKSVLSEIARLSENELAASFVDTDRNPPVFDPETNTAPVPEAFKKSYQAYMDAEWWRLGIPEGIGGTTTPRSLLWGFAETILGSNPAVWMYSSGPAFAGVLYDEGTEQQKHIAKLAVDKQWGSTMVLTEPDAGSDVGAGRTKAVKQEDGSWHIEGVKRFITSGEHDMAENILHYVLARPEGAGPGTKGLSLFLVPKYEFDFETGELGARNGVYATNVEHKMGLKASNTCEMTFGDKHPAKGWLIGEKHDGIRQMFMIIEFARMMVGTKAIATLSTGYLNALEYAKERVQGPDLANFMDKSAPKVTITHHPDVRRSLMTQKAYAEGMRALVLYTASVQDEILVKEAAGEDAKALHGLNDLLLPIVKGYGSEKSYEQLAQSLQTFGGSGYLQEYPIEQYIRDSKIDTLYEGTTAIQGQDFFFRKIVRDQGQALTTLSEEIKKFLAEAAGGEDLADAREKLARAAVDLEGIVGAMLTDLAATEKDVKSIYKVGLNTTRLLMASGDVVVAYLLLKGAAVAAEKLPTASTKDKAFYEGKIAAAKFFAHTVLPNLAVERALAESVDQSLMELDEAAF; this is translated from the coding sequence ATGGGCCACTACAAGTCGAATCTCCGCGACATCGAGTTCAACCTCTTCGAGGTCCTCGGTCGCGACAAGCTGTACGGCACCGGCCCGTTCGGTGAAATGGACGTCGAGACGGCGAAGAGCGTGCTGTCCGAGATCGCCCGCCTCTCGGAGAACGAGCTGGCCGCGTCGTTCGTCGACACCGACCGCAACCCGCCGGTCTTCGACCCGGAGACCAACACGGCTCCGGTCCCCGAGGCGTTCAAGAAGAGCTACCAGGCGTACATGGACGCCGAGTGGTGGCGCCTGGGCATCCCGGAGGGCATCGGCGGCACCACCACGCCGCGCTCGCTGCTGTGGGGCTTCGCCGAGACCATCCTGGGCTCCAACCCGGCGGTCTGGATGTACTCCTCCGGCCCGGCCTTCGCCGGCGTCCTCTACGACGAGGGCACCGAGCAGCAGAAGCACATCGCCAAGCTCGCGGTGGACAAGCAGTGGGGCTCCACCATGGTGCTCACCGAGCCGGACGCCGGCTCGGACGTGGGCGCCGGCCGCACCAAGGCCGTCAAGCAGGAGGACGGCTCCTGGCACATCGAGGGCGTCAAGCGCTTCATCACCTCCGGTGAGCACGACATGGCGGAGAACATCCTCCACTACGTCCTCGCCCGCCCCGAGGGCGCCGGCCCCGGCACCAAGGGCCTGTCCCTCTTCCTCGTCCCGAAGTACGAGTTCGACTTCGAGACCGGCGAGCTGGGCGCGCGCAACGGCGTCTACGCCACCAACGTCGAGCACAAGATGGGCCTGAAGGCCTCCAACACGTGCGAGATGACCTTCGGCGACAAGCACCCCGCCAAGGGCTGGCTCATCGGCGAGAAGCACGACGGCATCCGCCAGATGTTCATGATCATCGAGTTCGCCCGGATGATGGTGGGCACGAAGGCCATCGCCACCCTCTCCACCGGCTACCTCAACGCGCTGGAGTACGCCAAGGAGCGCGTGCAGGGCCCGGACCTGGCCAACTTCATGGACAAGTCCGCGCCCAAGGTCACCATCACCCACCACCCCGACGTGCGCCGCTCGCTGATGACGCAGAAGGCGTACGCGGAGGGCATGCGCGCCCTGGTGCTCTACACCGCCTCGGTCCAGGACGAGATCCTGGTCAAGGAGGCCGCGGGCGAGGACGCCAAGGCCCTGCACGGCCTCAACGACCTGCTCCTGCCGATCGTCAAGGGCTACGGCTCGGAGAAGTCCTACGAGCAGCTGGCGCAGTCGCTGCAGACCTTCGGCGGCTCCGGGTACCTCCAGGAGTACCCGATCGAGCAGTACATCCGCGACTCGAAGATCGACACGCTCTACGAGGGCACGACCGCCATCCAGGGCCAGGACTTCTTCTTCCGGAAGATCGTCCGCGACCAGGGCCAGGCCCTGACCACCCTCTCCGAGGAGATCAAGAAGTTCCTCGCCGAGGCCGCCGGCGGCGAGGACCTCGCCGACGCCCGCGAGAAGCTCGCGCGGGCCGCGGTGGACCTGGAGGGGATCGTCGGCGCGATGCTGACCGACCTCGCCGCCACCGAGAAGGACGTCAAGTCCATCTACAAGGTGGGCCTGAACACCACCCGCCTGCTGATGGCCTCCGGCGACGTCGTCGTCGCCTACCTCCTCCTCAAGGGCGCGGCGGTCGCCGCCGAGAAGCTGCCCACCGCCTCCACCAAGGACAAGGCGTTCTACGAGGGCAAGATCGCCGCGGCGAAGTTCTTCGCCCACACGGTCCTGCCGAACCTGGCCGTCGAGCGCGCGCTGGCCGAAAGCGTCGACCAGTCGCTGATGGAGCTGGACGAGGCCGCCTTCTAA